The following are encoded together in the Scomber scombrus chromosome 7, fScoSco1.1, whole genome shotgun sequence genome:
- the fam110d gene encoding uncharacterized protein fam110d, whose product MKPLTPIGSPSPLRLLNKGPDYLRRQIDGGGHGRSVSAVERLEADKAKYVKSQQVINTKQEPVLVPCATPPPQPRRAVVIPGSLTPHLTPRHSSNTPFSTLSGSFTSRDENENDDSRKENRRTSVDVEAHNRSNVKNVMLPSPRTPAINTMVAPHSAPILRRSTGKRMLRPDSLIIYRQKKECKSPTGAGVGENNNVELKGYSFVRRLFQGSMREKSGGGEGRIQKMVIGEEKTPSRDGDSRMSWTNDKDTTDGGPGSRRSSKTDQERSPGSVPSPRFSYSLERTNNGFTKGTTNGVNNGITNGNHSSNHDDENDPWKRASPPPVPRRKFGQLYRSKSELRLRCSVALSEQEHFFDFCGLDIDMIERLGRENFLYGASSIDTLSLALRSVGGDGFGGSEPSEFSRHSGDGLFQEELAEQLPTGVSIIERNARVIKWLYGCRNAAREGPKESTV is encoded by the coding sequence ATGAAACCACTAACCCCAATTGGCTCCCCCTCTCCTCTGAGGCTCCTCAACAAGGGTCCAGACTACCTGCGCAGGCAGATAGATGGCGGAGGCCACGGCCGCTCAGTCAGTGCTGTGGAGAGACTTGAGGCGGACAAAGCCAAATATGTCAAGAGCCAGCAGGTTATCAACACCAAACAGGAGCCTGTACTTGTACCTTGTGCTACCCCACCACCACAGCCCCGGCGAGCTGTTGTCATTCCTGGTAGCTTGACGCCTCATCTTACCCCACGGCATTCATCCAACACCCCTTTTTCTACACTCTCTGGCTCCTTCACCTcaagagatgaaaatgaaaatgacgaTTCCAGAAAGGAGAACCGACGGACTTCAGTTGATGTTGAAGCCCACAACAGGAGTAACGTTAAAAATGTGATGCTTCCCAGCCCCAGGACACCCGCAATTAACACCATGGTAGCACCACACAGCGCCCCTATACTCAGAAGGAGCACAGGCAAACGCATGCTGAGACCGGACTCGCTCATCATCtacagacagaagaaagagtGCAAGAGTCCCACAGGTGCAGGGGTGGGAGAAAACAACAATGTGGAACTGAAGGGCTACAGTTTTGTCCGCCGACTCTTCCAGGGTTCCATGAGGGAGAAGAGTGGTGGAGGTGAGGGCAGAATCCAGAAGATGGTGATCGGTGAAGAGAAAACGCCATCACGGGATGGAGACTCCCGCATGTCATGGACCAATGACAAAGACACTACAGATGGTGGACCAGGGAGCAGGAGGTCTAGTAAAACTGACCAAGAACGCAGCCCAGGGTCTGTCCCCAGCCCCAGGTTTAGCTATTCACTTGAACGGACTAATAATGGATTTACAAAAGGTACCACTAATGGAGTTAACAATGGTATCACCAATGGCAACCACTCAAGTAACCACGATGATGAGAACGACCCATGGAAACGggcatcaccaccaccagtacCCAGAAGGAAGTTTGGGCAACTGTATCGCTCTAAGTCAGAACTGCGCCTGCGCTGCTCTGTAGCATTATCTGAGCAGGAGCATTTCTTTGACTTCTGTGGACTGGACATTGACATGATAGAGCGTCTGGGTCGAGAGAATTTCCTCTATGGTGCAAGCTCCATAGACACACTGTCACTGGCACTACGCAGTGTAGGCGGGGACGGCTTTGGTGGCTCGGAGCCCAGCGAGTTCTCCCGCCACTCAGGAGACGGGCTGTTTCAGGAAGAGCTGGCTGAGCAGCTTCCCACTGGAGTGTCAATCATTGAGAGAAACGCTCGTGTCATCAAGTGGCTTTACGGGTGTAGGAATGCTGCTCGCGAAGGACCCAAAGAGTCAACTGTTTAA